Within the Syngnathoides biaculeatus isolate LvHL_M chromosome 13, ASM1980259v1, whole genome shotgun sequence genome, the region GGTGACAATACAGTGTATTTGCTATCGTTGGTCAGAAGATTCACAAAGTGCACTTCCAGGTGACAATTATCACCATCTTTGGCACAAAGTCCCAAATATTGTCGAGTGTATGCAAATTACACAGTATTTACAGGAACAACCACTCAGAGTTTGTAGTTGTTTTCAGTTATAATTTACTTCCCTCAAATTCAAGCATCTCTTTAGTtataaatatgacaaaaaaatctgaggGCTTATACTTGGTGGGAAAGTGTCTTACACTTTAACCAAACACAATGTTTTAAGGGCTAAACGTGACAGTATGTTACCACTAATGGATTGCAATGGAAGCAAGAATAAAACAAACGGTGCTGTGGAGTCGTCCACACCGCATGCAGCTAATTCTactttgttgtatttgttcCAGAGACTCAAGGCATGATACAGGCCATAATGCTTAGTAATATCGACCAAGAATGTGTTGGATCTTGTTGAATGTGAAGTGTCCCCACTGGCAAAAGACAGCCACTGTTATGAAAATGGGAACTGATTGTCGGAGTGACTTTTCTGCAATCTCTTCCTTCTTTTTGCACTTAGCAATGAAAGGCATTGTTGCCTTTTGCACCTGACCCCAAAGTCTGCTTTTCTACCGTCACGTTTGCATTGCCTTTTCTTTCactcaaaaggaaaataaagtctTGTTCCATATCGATATGATCTGTTTATTGGAGCACAAAGAGTTAAACAGATGCAGGTGTTGCTCAGAGAGCACTGTTTTAAATGCACCATCTGTTCTTTAAATTGTTCACCGTTGTTTAGTCACTGAGTGAAGTATTGCCTTCTATTACCACAAGATGTCCTAGTTTAGACAAATTAGATTAGTATCGTTGCACTCACACAATAACATTAAACGAAACCTTTAAAGGCCAGACAAACCAATGCTTATTAAATCTATTCTTATCCTCTGGTGACTCTGAACTTGCTTGACCTctacctctctctctttccagtTATTGCTGTTGTTGTGACAGATGACACATCTGCCAATAATTACTATttggtgtattttttaaaagcatcttcttcttcttttcctttcggcttgtcccgttaggggttgccacagcgtgtcatcttagatgaacgcacattggTTTGGCacaagcaaatgtttttaaCAACATATGTTCTAAAATTATTGACAGAATAGTCTACAGTCACATTGGATCATGCTGAAAGGTGTTTCCCTCCCCCACATAAAATCTCACTTTTGGGCCTGCACGTCAATGCCGCAAATTGAAGATACTATTtagaatcatcatcattattcttTATTGATCCCTGAAGGGTAAATCATTTGACACTCTGCTCCTTAATCGTCATGTTGCTTGCATCACGGGGGCAATAACTTCACACAGTTGCAAGCGAGGGAGCCATATCAGAGTTAAGGGGGCAGATCAGCATGTTTCATGGTTCAGAAGTTTCTGTTTGTCTTCCTTAGGAGAATTTTGTCAGAGAACAGGGGACAAATAAGCAATCATATATTAACATGagaaacacacatacaaattacatttgagcagaggtgtcaaactcatttttgtcacagaacaaattgtaGTTATTGCTGGGATAACTGAGTaaccatataaatgtttaatcaacTAATCATTTTTACACATAAACAATACATTTGTGGATAGCTAGTTTTGAAAACAGTCCAGGAAAATAGATTAACTACTTTCCAGGTTACTGGGTTTCTTAACAAGAaatacttgcaatatctcaacatttttattaattacaAAAGACGATGTGAATTTTCGGTACAAATTTTAAACGGAGTCACAGTAGTTGACCGACATGATGCGCTTTGGCggggaaaataaaatgatgtgatGGAGCAGATTTGTAGCTTAAGTTTGACAATTGTGCATTCGACCAAATCAGCTTGtcctgatccatccatccacaactCATCCTATCATTTTTATGTTGATCAACTTAATTTACTGAGGAACGAATGAGTTCCTATAGCTGCAGTATGTGCATAGTGGTACCTTGTACTTTTGAACAGATATTAATAGTTCATACTCAGTTCAATActtgctgaacggattgtcggaaCCACCCTACCTACCCATGAAGACTGCACACcactcgaactaggtccagagcgcgcaggatccttttggaccctccgcGTCCTGGAGACTAGCTTTTCTCGCTCCTTTCCTCGAGTAGGCGCtactgatcaatgcaaatcaaaactagcaggcattcaaaccattttttccctcttgcaattaagtcaatAAATTCTCGATCAGCGAatctattttctgccttgcgctGTTGTTGggatacagtatttatattagTAATTTATACTGTAGAActggggtgtcaaagtcatttttgtcgcgggccacattgcagttacggtttccttcagagggtTGTTACAactgtgaaaccatcaaaatatttaattgcctcctcaaatgtacacaaaatttatgaactagttttggaatcagaaattgtgggtaatggggttttcaactcttattcatgtttggtaacacaaaaaggcttgtaatatctcaattttATCAATTATGACACAGTATATGACTATTTTAAATTTCGGTACaggttttcacaagaatcattgaagttgattctctaaatttgccttcacgggccacataaaatcatgtggtgggttGGATCTGGCcctcaggccttgagtttgatgccTGTGCtttagactatcgcacgattcgtcacttttaactgcttcctttgcacaattgtcattgcactggtctataacggtgaaccgcgaacgggtaagaGCACTCTTTACAACTTTAACAAAGTGGGGGTCGACGGACTCTAACTGTTCTAAATGCTAGGAgactctgtatctttgcacaactgtgactcttataaggaatagttccatattaattgaatgtctattgttcttcgttcttggttctccgtactcaacatgaatgtcgtaccagggcagcaccgactgccagagacaaattccttgtgcgttgttacatacttggccattaaagctgattctgatgtatgatttgcattaaaaaaaacagcctgtGATCAAACATCAGTCATTTCCTGATGAGCTATTATGCTCTATATGACATGCTCTCCCCATTCTTCAGCATTCAGCTGTTTGTGGGGACCCGTGTGGTGAATGGGTGGGTCCACCAGCTTTTCGATCCACCAAAACGGATTCCTCACTTCTGAGAGTGTCTGGCTATAAATACCCTTGATGAGTGACAGTCAATGACAGCTGCAGCCAACCAGTGGAGTCTTAGCAGAATGATCTGGGAGGTGAGCGGTGAGAGTCCTATTCCATTATAGCTCCTGCACACTCTCTCTTCCCCTTCCTGTAAAACCAGGAGAAGGAAGCAGAACTAAAATGGCTGCTCTACCTATAGACCCGATAGCGCAGCCTCGGATGTACCAGCAAACGCTCCTTCAAGATGGATTGTGTGACCTCTTGGAAAATGACAAGTTTGTGGACTGTGTCCTCAAAGTTCAGGACAAAGACTTCCCCTGCCACCGCTTGGTTTTAGCAGCCAGTAGCCCCTTCTTCAAAGCCATGTTCCTGTCTGACCTGGAGGAGAGCAAGGCACGTGACGTGGTCCTCAATGATGTTGAGCCTGGAACAATGGGGATAATCTTGCGCTGCCTCTACACCTCTGACATCAATTTGACGGAACAGAACGTCCAGGACATCTTCATGGTCTCTAACATGTACCAgattccatccatcttttctgttTGTGTATCCTATCTTCAAGAGAAGCTGGTGCTAGGCAACTGTTTGGCTATCTTCAGGCTGGGGCTGCTCTTGGACTGTCCTAGGCTTGCCTCAACTGCTCAGGAGTTCATCTGTGAACGCTACCAGGTTGTAATCAGAGACCAGGACTTCCTGCAACTCACCGCAACTGAGCTGGCCCTCATCATCAACTCAGATGCACTTAATGTGGAGCGGGAAGAACTGGTCTTTGAATCACTGATGGACTGGGTCGGATACAATGAAAAAGAAAGGGTAAAGGAATTGGCAGATTTGTTGCACTGCATCCGCTTCAGATTAATACCTTTGGAGTACTTTAAAGAAAAAGTGGAACTCCATCAATATATCCAGTTTAACCAAGACATCAAGAAAGAGTTGGATCTGGTTAAGGATGCTTATAAAGGTCGTCTCCCAAAGCCAAAGTCTGAAAGAACAGAGGGAGAAGGAagtgaggaggatgaggagggttATCAGCCTGGAATACTCAACAACAACCCTCGTTTTGGGATGTTTGAGATGGATTTGCTACTTATGATCAGTGAAACGGGGACCATGGCCTATGAACCAGTGGAAAATGAGTGCTTTGTGGTGTCAGACTCTAGAGAAATTCCAAAGAATCACTGTAGTCTGGTAACTAAAGAGAACCAGGTGTTTGTTGTGGGCGGGCTTTTTTACAATGAGGAGAACCAAGATGAACCCTTCAGCTCTTACTTCTTACAGGTAGTGCTTTAACTGTGAAGTCACTGACATTTCTTAATCACATGAAATCTGAACGATGTCTGCATATTTCCAGAGAATCTAATTTTCCCACTTATGCATCATTAATGTCATTCCCAGTTCGACCCAGTAAGTTCAGAATGGTTAGGAATGCCTTCACAACCCAGCCCTCGGTGCTTGTTTGGAATGACAGAAATAGAGAATTCCATCTATGTTGTTGGCGGCAAGGAATTGAAGGAAGGGGACCACGTTCTGGAATCAGTCATGATCTATGACAGACAGTAAGTGCAGACTGTTGTTAAAAATGCTATTGTGTGTTTCTGTggaggtggtttttttttttttttttttttttttagattttacttGTTCATGTTCAGCAGCCACTTCATTGTGATGATGACTCACTGCTGTAAAAACCCAAGTATTCCCTTTGTGGGACAAACAAAGGCTTATCTGTTAttcttttcatccattttctctcctAATCAGAAGCGCCTCGTGTCCCTGCAACAATGAATAAACAACCATAAATAAAATAGCACACACCATTTGGGTTCCGACTCTAATTTTGTGAAACTCGAATCTAATGGGCCTCAAGTAGTGTTGATGCTgctttttcaggtcattcaaaTGGGGAGAATCGGACCCTCTTCCTTATGCTGTGTACGGCCATGGAACTGTGTCACACAAAGGGCTTGTCTATGTTATTGGAGGGAAATCGGAAAGCAAGTATGTCATATTCATAATTTTGAATTATAACATGGAATTGTaacatttcatttcacacttgGATTTGTTTGTCTTGTCGGGCCAAAAGTAGAGGAAGACCAGTCATGTCTTTGATGTTTTGATTTAGGAAGTGCCTGAGGAGAGTCTGTGTCTACAACCCCACTAAATTTGAGTGGAAGGACTTGGCCCCCTTAAAGACAGCCCGCTCTCTGTTTGGTGTTGAAGTCCACCAGGACCAGATCTTTGTTGTGACAGGGGTTACAGATACAGGTCTCACCAGTTCTGTGGAGGTCTATGACATAGCCAGGAACATGTAAGACAATTGCTCCACCCCTTCGTAATTTTGAGATCAGTTGTCTGTCCACATATATGTAATGACTCATGAAATACGAGTAGCATGTGATCATGTCAtaaaatggaagatgaatgcGGTCCGTCATACAGTAATTGTAGCAATAactccattttgtgtgtgtgtgtgtgtgtgtgttgtctagCTGGTCTGAGTTTACAGAGTTCCCTCAGGAGCGCAGTTCCCTCAGTCTAATGGCCATGGGGGGCTTCCTGTATGCCGTGGGGGGCTTTGCCATGATGCCCAGTGAAACCAGTGAGGAGCCTGTCCCAACAGAAATGACTGACATCTGGAGGTACGAAGGCTTCACTACACAAAGTTACACTTCCTCATGAGTGATGGTAATTTGAGGAAATGTGAGAAAACTAAAGACCCAATGAGTAGACAGTACAGTAGTTCTAAAAACATTCCTAGTTTATCCTTTCTGTTGCAAATAGGTACAACCAAAAATAAGACctttttcttccccaaaatcgtAATTCTTAATATCAAATCATTTTGTACAAATTAAGTGTTTCCACCTTCAACACAAATTGAACACAGCTATTCTCAATGGCGTGTTCAATATAAAATGTGAtatgagacaaaaacaaaactttgtagTAAGGTAAACGGAGGTGAGGAAAGGACAGTTGTGGTTGACTTATCTCTTCCTCACCTGAAAGATTCAAGATGTTCATTGTTATATGCTCAGTAAACACAACGGTAGCACCGAGTAATTGACGTTCTGACTTTGCTGGTCTCCCTTCACTTACACAAACTATACATTATTCTCACAGTGactattattaaaattaatattatgGAACACTTGAACCTCTTGTAGTTCTGcttgtattttacatttttaatgtaataatgGATTGCATTGACAAAATAACCTGTAGTATTTGCCGTGCATTGCCTCACGGTGGTTAATTTATGGACTTCTCTCCAGTCTCGCATATAGGACTAAAGGATTGATGATCCACATGGTGAGTGGAGTGAAATCATTAAAATGTGAATCATTCCCACAGATATGATGAGACAGAGAAGTGCTGGAGTGGGATTCTACGAGAGATTATCTATGCAGAGGGAGCCACCATTGTTCCAGTCCGTCTCAACACTCTGCGCTTCAACAAACTATAAAACTCCTGTAACAGTGCATTGTTAATGGAGTCAGAGTACAGATTATGGCAAGGTTATCACTGAGGATGAGCCAGAGAATGGAAATTGATCAGAAAATACCAAATCTATTTTATAAAAGCTTATTTAGATGTCCACCTGTTCTTGTTACACTATGCAGTACCGTATTGGCAAAAGTATAAACTCACTTGCCTTGAACatgaatttaagtgacatcccaTTCTTAATCCATACTGTTTTAATCTGAAATCAGTCAACCCTCTGCAATTGTAACATTTTAAACTCTTATGGAAAGGCTTTCCACAAGGTTTATGAGTGTGTTTATGAGAATTTATGACCACTTTTCCATTTGTGAGGTTCCGCAATGACGTTGGACGAGAAGGCCTGGCTGTCAGTCACCACTCTAATTCATGGAGAACTGTTCAgtcaggttgaggtcaggattcTGCAGGATAGTCAAGTTCATCCGTTTTAAACTCTAATGTCTTTATAAAACTTAATTCCCACAAACttagaaatgtaaaaaacattttcccctGTGCTCCAGTGAAAGGATCTCTGAAGGCTTCAGCATTTCAAGAGATTTTTGTTTGGGGATTAACCTTTCCTATTCCAACATGTTggtgcaccagtgcacaaagcaagctCCATAAAGGTATGGAGGAGAGAATTTGGTATGGATGAACTGCCTTCAACCTGACAACAGAACACCTTTTAGTTGATTTTGAGTAGCCAGTGAGCCAGGGCTTGTTGTCCAACATCAGTGCAAATATATTTCTGGAAGAatgcgcccaaaaaaaaaaagaaaatcctatCATCACTAATAATTCTTGCTAAAGCCTTCccacaagaaaatgaaacagcAGCAGAGGGTAGACCAACATCATATTAAACCATATGGATTTAGAATGGGATATCACTTAAAATAATATGTGAGACAAGGCAGGTGAGCAAATAATTTTGGTGTAAGTAAGTATAGCTTTTACAGTTCTACAAAGTAAATGAATGCTAACATCCAATTCAGTGATGAGTTTGAAACATCAGTCCAAAATGCAaacaattttattcattttccacaGGTATTTTGACTAATAACTCGTCATACCTGAGTCCATAAATTGTACAGTAGACAGTATTTACACAATATTTACAGGGTACCACATTGGAGACATACTCATTATTGACATAATGGAAACGCCATGAGTGAACATTATGTAGTCTTGAATGTAAACATCGATTTTGAGTTGACACCTGAGTACTAGAAGTCATCATCATAAAACATGCCATAAACGGACGCTTTTCCCGTATTTACAAGTATACTTTGTGGacaatacgtgtgtgtgtgtgtgtgtgtatgtctctCTGTGTGATTTCGTTTGAGACACTCTGCGTGAGTTTATGTAAACTGAGGAGGATGTGTCATCAAATATGCTCATGGGAGGAATCAAATAATGTTGGACCTTATCAGACAATCTAAGAGAGCAGTAGCAGCTGCAGAGACGTCCTCTTAATGCTTAACTCAGTTAACGATAACCTCAAGGGCCACAACGAAACTGCAAATATGCTGAAGTTTTACTGATAAAATCTGAACCATGCCTCGCAAGCGGTTGATCTGTTACCACATCAGGGGAAACAGTGAGCTTGGGTTGTTCCCAGATAAGAATGTGGTTCAGATCCTGTTTATTCCCCCTTAAAACACTTCACAACATCAGTCcaattgtaaaaacattttactcAGACTAACAACTTCTCATAATGGCAGCACAAAAGAACTGATCCCCCGTAAACAGTACTAAAGTATTTGGACAGTGACTAATGTTTCAGGAATTTTGCCTTCAAACTCCACCACGAGGGTTtgcaataaa harbors:
- the LOC133510933 gene encoding kelch-like protein 40a isoform X2, which codes for MAALPIDPIAQPRMYQQTLLQDGLCDLLENDKFVDCVLKVQDKDFPCHRLVLAASSPFFKAMFLSDLEESKARDVVLNDVEPGTMGIILRCLYTSDINLTEQNVQDIFMVSNMYQIPSIFSVCVSYLQEKLVLGNCLAIFRLGLLLDCPRLASTAQEFICERYQVVIRDQDFLQLTATELALIINSDALNVEREELVFESLMDWVGYNEKERVKELADLLHCIRFRLIPLEYFKEKVELHQYIQFNQDIKKELDLVKDAYKGRLPKPKSERTEGEGSEEDEEGYQPGILNNNPRFGMFEMDLLLMISETGTMAYEPVENECFVVSDSREIPKNHCSLVTKENQVFVVGGLFYNEENQDEPFSSYFLQFDPVSSEWLGMPSQPSPRCLFGMTEIENSIYVVGGKELKEGDHVLESVMIYDRQSFKWGESDPLPYAVYGHGTVSHKGLVYVIGGKSESKKCLRRVCVYNPTKFEWKDLAPLKTARSLFGVEVHQDQIFVVTGVTDTGLTSSVEVYDIARNIWSEFTEFPQERSSLSLMAMGGFLYAVGGFAMMPSETSEEPVPTEMTDIWRYEEKCWSGILREIIYAEGATIVPVRLNTLRFNKL
- the LOC133510933 gene encoding kelch-like protein 40a isoform X1 produces the protein MAALPIDPIAQPRMYQQTLLQDGLCDLLENDKFVDCVLKVQDKDFPCHRLVLAASSPFFKAMFLSDLEESKARDVVLNDVEPGTMGIILRCLYTSDINLTEQNVQDIFMVSNMYQIPSIFSVCVSYLQEKLVLGNCLAIFRLGLLLDCPRLASTAQEFICERYQVVIRDQDFLQLTATELALIINSDALNVEREELVFESLMDWVGYNEKERVKELADLLHCIRFRLIPLEYFKEKVELHQYIQFNQDIKKELDLVKDAYKGRLPKPKSERTEGEGSEEDEEGYQPGILNNNPRFGMFEMDLLLMISETGTMAYEPVENECFVVSDSREIPKNHCSLVTKENQVFVVGGLFYNEENQDEPFSSYFLQFDPVSSEWLGMPSQPSPRCLFGMTEIENSIYVVGGKELKEGDHVLESVMIYDRQSFKWGESDPLPYAVYGHGTVSHKGLVYVIGGKSESKKCLRRVCVYNPTKFEWKDLAPLKTARSLFGVEVHQDQIFVVTGVTDTGLTSSVEVYDIARNIWSEFTEFPQERSSLSLMAMGGFLYAVGGFAMMPSETSEEPVPTEMTDIWRYDETEKCWSGILREIIYAEGATIVPVRLNTLRFNKL